One Oryza glaberrima chromosome 10, OglaRS2, whole genome shotgun sequence DNA segment encodes these proteins:
- the LOC127753441 gene encoding thaumatin-like protein 1b, whose product MAAAAGGTSSRSSSLLAMVFVAVAVLARAQGERAATFTITNNCAYTVWPGLLSSAGSAPLSTTGFALAPGASQAVPAPSGWSGRMWGRTLCAADGAGAKFSCATGDCGSGDVQCNGGGAAPPATLAEFTLDGSGGLDFFDVSLVDGYNLPMLITPSATSGSGKCAATGCVAELNGACPADLRVASASSASGPAVACRSACEAFGSAEYCCSGAYGNPNTCRPSAYSEFFKAACPRAYSYAYDDSTSTFTCAAGATDYAITFCPAAPTSVKSSGQNPQAAGLQQLNDTMVYFGGGGGSPQSSGATTTSAYSSIAAAVFSVAAVALAALL is encoded by the exons atggcggcggcggcgggtggcacGAGTTCGAGGTCGTCGTCATTGCTGGCCATGGtgttcgtcgccgtcgcggtgcTCGCGCGGGCGCAGGGTGAGCGCGCGGCGACGTTCACCATCACCAACAACTGCGCCTACACGGTGTGGCCGGGGCTGCTGTCCAGCGCGGGGTCGGCGCCGCTGTCCACGACGGGGTTCGCGCTCGCGCCGGGGGCGTCGCAGGCGGTCCCGGCGCCGTCGGGGTGGTCGGGCCGCATGTGGGGGCGCACGCtctgcgccgccgacggcgccggggCGAAGTTCTCCTGCGCCACCGGCGACTGCGGCTCCGGCGACGTGCagtgcaacggcggcggcgccgcgccgccggccacgctgGCCGAGTTCACcctcgacggcagcggcggcctcgACTTCTTCGACGTCAGCCTCGTCGACGGCTACAACCTTCCCATGCTCATCACCCCCAGCGccacctccggctccggcaAGTGCGCGGCGACAGGGTGCGTGGCGGAGCTGAACGGCGCGTGCCCGGCCGACCTGCgcgtggcgtcggcgtcgtcggcgtcggggccggcggtggcgtgccGGAGCGCGTGCGAGGCGTTCGGGTCGGCGGAGTACTGCTGCAGCGGCGCGTACGGGAACCCGAACACGTGCCGGCCGTCGGCGTACTCGGAGTTCTTCAAGGCGGCGTGCCCTCGCGCCTACAGCTACGCCTACGAcgactccacctccaccttcacctgcgccgccggcgccaccgacTACGCCATCACCTTCTGCCCCGCCGCTCCCACcag CGTGAAGTCGTCGGGGCAGAACCCGCAGGCCGCCGGGCTGCAGCAGCTCAACGACACCATGGTCtacttcggcggcggcggcggaagcccGCAATCCAGCGGCGCGACGACCACTTCGGCTTACTcctccattgccgccgccgtattctcggtcgccgccgtcgctctcgcCGCTCTGCTCTGA